One stretch of Verrucomicrobiia bacterium DNA includes these proteins:
- a CDS encoding DeoR/GlpR transcriptional regulator, with protein sequence MQAEERQARIEDHLNRAEFASLDELAELVDASPSTVRRDLQTLEGRGTVRRTHGGARLVNPRSDEFVFAARDTHELDEKEAIGRACAELIRPNQSLILDAGTTVFHVARHLESRTPQIITNSLPVANLFTSSSRVEVLLSGGVLYPRLGVLVGPLAVETFSRMHADVAIMSSGGLTLEGITNSHGLLIDIQRAMIAAAGRVILCLDHTKFGRRSISPLCDLDAIDTLVTDRAAPAALLDRLRQRGIEVVIAPG encoded by the coding sequence ATGCAAGCCGAGGAACGTCAGGCCCGCATCGAAGACCACCTCAATCGTGCCGAGTTCGCGTCCCTCGACGAACTCGCCGAACTCGTCGATGCCTCCCCCTCCACCGTCCGTCGCGACCTCCAGACCCTCGAGGGACGCGGCACCGTCCGCCGTACCCATGGCGGCGCCCGGCTGGTCAACCCCCGCTCCGACGAATTCGTCTTCGCCGCACGGGATACCCATGAACTCGACGAAAAGGAGGCGATCGGACGCGCCTGCGCGGAGCTGATCCGCCCCAACCAGAGTCTCATCCTCGATGCCGGCACCACCGTCTTCCACGTTGCCCGCCACCTGGAATCCCGTACTCCCCAGATCATCACCAACTCCCTCCCGGTCGCCAACCTGTTCACCTCCAGTTCGCGCGTCGAAGTGCTCCTGTCCGGCGGTGTGCTCTACCCGCGCCTCGGCGTGCTGGTCGGCCCGCTGGCCGTCGAGACCTTCTCCCGCATGCACGCCGACGTCGCCATCATGAGCAGCGGCGGCCTCACCCTCGAAGGCATCACCAACTCCCACGGGCTCCTCATCGACATCCAGCGGGCCATGATCGCCGCCGCCGGACGGGTCATCCTCTGCCTCGATCACACCAAGTTCGGACGCCGCTCCATTTCCCCCCTCTGCGACCTCGACGCCATCGACACCCTCGTCACCGACCGCGCCGCCCCCGCTGCGCTCCTCGACCGGCTCCGCCAGCGCGGCATCGAAGTGGTCATCGCCCCCGGCTAG
- a CDS encoding BMC domain-containing protein gives MSQAIGMIETKGLCALLEATDAALKAAHVTFTGWEKVGSGFVTAFFRGDVASVKAAVDAGAAAASSIGQIVCVQVIPRPHEGLSGLGKWLQ, from the coding sequence ATGTCTCAAGCCATCGGCATGATTGAAACCAAGGGTCTGTGCGCGCTTCTGGAGGCGACGGACGCCGCGCTGAAGGCGGCGCACGTGACCTTCACCGGCTGGGAGAAGGTGGGCAGCGGATTTGTGACCGCGTTTTTCCGGGGCGACGTGGCCAGCGTGAAGGCCGCGGTGGACGCGGGCGCGGCGGCGGCCTCGTCGATCGGGCAGATTGTCTGTGTGCAGGTGATTCCGAGGCCGCACGAGGGATTGAGCGGCCTGGGGAAGTGGCTGCAGTGA
- a CDS encoding EutN/CcmL family microcompartment protein — MFLARVEGLVVCTKKDAAMSGRKLLLLRPLLVDEKDPTQFRPGMNTVVAVDSVGAGQGETVLFCQGSSARLAPGMKEAPVDAVIIGIVDSVDVFGRQIYSARAAS; from the coding sequence ATGTTTCTCGCCCGGGTCGAAGGTCTGGTGGTCTGCACCAAGAAGGACGCGGCCATGAGCGGCCGGAAGCTGCTCCTGTTGCGGCCCCTGTTGGTGGACGAGAAGGACCCGACACAGTTCCGGCCGGGAATGAACACGGTGGTGGCGGTGGACAGCGTGGGGGCGGGGCAGGGGGAGACCGTGTTGTTCTGCCAGGGCAGCAGCGCGCGGCTGGCCCCGGGGATGAAGGAAGCCCCGGTGGACGCCGTGATCATCGGGATTGTCGATTCGGTGGATGTGTTCGGCAGGCAGATTTATTCGGCGCGCGCGGCGTCATGA
- a CDS encoding acetate kinase, giving the protein MKILVANLGSTSLKWRLFEFSDGGERMLHKGGFERVSDYPRAIEDCLGQLREGGHITDERELAAVGFKTVMARGVDGCVRLDEAAVRAMEAYNAIAPAHNPPYISGVRLFAQRLPEVPLIGLFETAFYQWIPEPARRYAVPGAWHEAGVRRWGFHGASHKFIAERSAELLGRPDVAERARRLYVDGGSTAVTGPELRVISCHLGGSSSVTGIRNGVAIGNSLGMSPQSGIPHNNRVGDLDAFAVPFVMRTLGLSLEEVERQLCKESGLKGVSGVSNDVRDILAAAGQGDAGAKRAMELFVHEVRRWIGAYLVELDGADAVVFTAGIGENQGGLRAAIVSGMEKLGLVLDGERNAAARGVEAEVSAAGSPVRLLVIPTNEEWVVAREAKRFLERGSGG; this is encoded by the coding sequence ATGAAGATTCTCGTCGCCAATCTGGGGTCCACGTCGCTGAAGTGGCGCCTGTTCGAGTTTTCGGACGGGGGCGAGCGGATGCTGCACAAGGGGGGCTTCGAGCGGGTGAGCGATTATCCGCGGGCGATCGAGGACTGCCTTGGGCAGTTGCGGGAGGGGGGGCATATCACGGACGAGCGGGAGTTGGCGGCGGTGGGGTTCAAGACGGTGATGGCGCGGGGGGTGGATGGCTGTGTGCGACTGGACGAGGCGGCGGTGCGGGCGATGGAGGCGTACAACGCGATCGCGCCGGCCCACAATCCTCCGTACATCTCGGGGGTGCGACTCTTCGCGCAACGGCTTCCGGAGGTGCCGTTGATCGGGTTGTTCGAGACGGCCTTCTACCAGTGGATTCCCGAGCCGGCGCGACGTTACGCGGTGCCCGGGGCGTGGCATGAGGCGGGGGTGCGGCGCTGGGGATTCCATGGGGCCAGCCACAAGTTCATCGCGGAACGCTCGGCGGAACTACTGGGGCGTCCGGACGTGGCGGAGCGGGCGAGGCGGCTTTATGTGGACGGGGGGAGCACGGCGGTGACGGGGCCGGAACTGCGGGTGATCTCGTGTCATCTGGGCGGGAGTTCGAGCGTGACGGGGATCCGCAACGGGGTGGCGATTGGGAACAGCCTGGGAATGAGTCCGCAGTCGGGGATTCCGCACAACAACCGGGTGGGCGATCTGGACGCCTTCGCGGTGCCGTTCGTAATGCGGACGCTGGGATTGAGTCTGGAGGAGGTCGAACGGCAGTTGTGCAAGGAGTCGGGATTGAAGGGGGTGAGCGGGGTGTCGAACGACGTGCGGGACATTCTGGCGGCGGCCGGGCAGGGCGACGCGGGGGCGAAGCGGGCGATGGAACTTTTTGTGCACGAGGTGCGGCGATGGATCGGCGCGTATCTCGTCGAGCTGGACGGGGCGGATGCCGTGGTGTTCACGGCGGGGATTGGTGAGAACCAGGGCGGTCTCCGGGCGGCGATCGTCTCCGGGATGGAGAAGCTCGGGCTGGTGCTGGATGGGGAACGCAACGCGGCGGCGCGGGGGGTGGAGGCGGAGGTGTCGGCGGCGGGTTCGCCGGTGCGGCTGCTGGTGATTCCGACCAACGAGGAATGGGTGGTGGCGCGGGAGGCGAAGCGCTTTCTGGAACGGGGATCCGGAGGATGA
- a CDS encoding BMC domain-containing protein: MSEAIGMIETKGFTGSVEATDAMVKAANVSVARTIPIGGGLMTVVVRGDVASVKAAVDAGSRAAAKVGELVSAHVIARPHDDLVKGFLAESGAVKAAK, from the coding sequence ATGAGCGAAGCCATCGGCATGATCGAAACGAAGGGCTTCACCGGCAGCGTCGAGGCGACCGACGCGATGGTGAAGGCCGCCAATGTAAGCGTGGCCCGGACGATCCCCATCGGGGGAGGGCTGATGACCGTCGTGGTGCGGGGCGACGTGGCCAGCGTGAAGGCCGCGGTGGATGCCGGATCACGGGCGGCGGCCAAGGTTGGCGAGCTGGTGAGTGCGCATGTGATTGCGCGTCCCCACGACGACCTGGTGAAGGGATTCCTGGCGGAGTCCGGGGCGGTCAAGGCGGCGAAGTGA
- a CDS encoding BMC domain-containing protein translates to MPQQAIGLIETRGLVALVEATDAMLKAANVELAGPMTQVGNALVTAAVVGDVAAVKAATDAGAQAVKAIKGELVSVHVIARPHADTDQVLPRKK, encoded by the coding sequence ATGCCACAGCAAGCCATTGGATTGATTGAAACCCGCGGTCTGGTCGCCCTCGTGGAGGCGACCGACGCCATGCTCAAGGCCGCCAATGTGGAACTGGCGGGGCCGATGACCCAGGTGGGCAACGCCCTGGTGACGGCCGCCGTGGTGGGCGACGTCGCGGCGGTGAAGGCCGCCACCGACGCCGGGGCCCAGGCGGTGAAAGCCATCAAGGGCGAACTGGTGAGCGTGCACGTGATTGCCAGGCCGCACGCCGACACCGACCAGGTTCTGCCGAGGAAGAAGTAG
- the glnE gene encoding bifunctional [glutamate--ammonia ligase]-adenylyl-L-tyrosine phosphorylase/[glutamate--ammonia-ligase] adenylyltransferase produces the protein MDPRRWKSLLGDAPDPRRATHHLQILAEAADLAPLEAGPPEPRQLLINLLAASRWLTSLLRQHPDWIAEATDPDALRQPRRRQGLDREIDTLTALPDRTAALDGLHRLRQRELLRIAARDLARVAPLPEILLELSNAADVFLEGILRRITPELTERWGSPWHHDPDQRWTQTAFCVLGMGKLGGQELNYSSDVDLLFLYTDEGYSFRTPPKQRTSTSSAVLSNHAFFKRLAEALIHEASSRGVDVGALRIDMRLRPEGDAGPLVRSLDSYENFYAEWGQSWERMMLLKARGVAGSLSLAGEFIEVIHPFRYPRALGEGILHEMAAMKARLEQEIVRPGELDRNVKLGRGGIREIEFIAQSLQVLHAGRNPFLQSHQTLPALNKLAHYQLLPEADAHALSDAYRLLRDVEHRLQMDELRQTHTLPDDPAALDRIARLMGAPDRKAFARILRRHTSQVRSHYERVFQSDPAARPADPFPPTFDPPHTPTWLELLRHHRFRDPDQALRMVRAFLEGPGFGHVSRRTSELGRQLLARFLELCIPASAPAADAPEPRAADPSLTPSPDAPPFQLSDPDRVLVRLDSYIGNYGARASLYELWTARPNVFEHILKLFDRSEFLAELAIREPDLVDQLEAGAHLQRHKDAALTLADLRHGRDDPDQHLWLRRYFQTEFMRLGLRDILGLADFEHANRELTHLAEACIQYAVEVVTRRARLRTPPFAVIGLGKLGGAELVYGSDLDVIFVAPTDTRDLPRLQKLANEVIDLLATRTPQGAVFPLDTRLRPDGDKGLLVNTLQAHEDYYRQRALLWEIQALTRARAVAGHDATGRAFESLARCLTNFHTPSLPLAALQPGWDREIARMRRRIELERTPKGRDALAFKTGSGGLIDAEFLAQTLALQHGWFQPNTLLSLRHAADQHALTPDDATRLIANFRRLRHMESILRRWSFEGEAVLPDDPAALLRVATRCGYSATEPFLNDLARWRAEIREIYRRHLPAA, from the coding sequence ATGGACCCCCGGCGCTGGAAATCCCTCCTCGGAGACGCCCCCGATCCCAGGCGCGCCACCCATCACCTTCAAATCCTCGCCGAGGCCGCCGACCTCGCCCCCCTCGAAGCCGGCCCGCCCGAACCCCGCCAGCTCCTGATCAACCTGCTCGCCGCCTCCCGCTGGCTCACCAGCCTCCTCCGGCAACATCCCGACTGGATCGCCGAAGCCACCGATCCCGACGCCCTCCGCCAGCCCCGCCGCCGTCAGGGACTCGATCGCGAAATCGACACCCTGACCGCCCTCCCCGATCGCACCGCCGCCCTCGACGGACTTCACCGCCTGCGCCAGCGCGAACTCCTCCGCATCGCCGCCCGCGACCTCGCCCGGGTCGCGCCCCTCCCCGAGATCCTCCTCGAACTCTCCAACGCCGCCGATGTCTTCCTCGAGGGCATCCTCCGCCGCATCACCCCCGAACTCACCGAACGCTGGGGTTCCCCCTGGCACCACGACCCCGACCAGCGCTGGACCCAGACCGCCTTCTGCGTCCTCGGCATGGGCAAGCTCGGTGGCCAGGAACTCAACTACAGCTCCGACGTCGATCTCCTCTTCCTGTACACCGACGAGGGCTACTCCTTCCGCACCCCCCCCAAACAACGCACCTCCACCTCCTCCGCCGTCCTCTCCAACCACGCCTTCTTCAAGCGGCTCGCCGAAGCCCTCATCCATGAAGCCTCCAGCCGCGGCGTGGACGTCGGCGCCCTCCGCATCGACATGCGCCTCCGCCCGGAAGGCGACGCCGGTCCCCTCGTCCGCTCCCTCGACTCCTACGAAAACTTCTACGCCGAGTGGGGCCAGTCCTGGGAACGCATGATGCTCCTCAAGGCCCGCGGCGTCGCCGGCAGCCTGTCCCTCGCCGGCGAATTCATCGAGGTCATCCATCCCTTCCGGTACCCGCGCGCCCTCGGCGAAGGCATCCTCCACGAAATGGCCGCCATGAAGGCCCGGCTCGAACAGGAAATCGTCCGGCCCGGCGAACTCGATCGCAACGTCAAGCTCGGCCGCGGCGGAATCCGCGAAATCGAATTCATCGCCCAGTCCCTCCAGGTCCTCCACGCCGGTCGCAATCCGTTCCTCCAATCCCATCAAACCCTCCCAGCCCTCAACAAACTCGCCCATTATCAACTGCTCCCCGAAGCCGATGCCCATGCCCTGTCCGATGCCTACCGCCTCCTCCGCGACGTCGAACACCGGCTGCAAATGGATGAACTCCGTCAGACCCATACCCTCCCCGACGATCCCGCCGCCCTCGACCGCATCGCCCGCCTGATGGGCGCCCCGGACCGGAAGGCCTTCGCCCGAATCCTCCGCCGTCACACCAGCCAGGTCCGGTCCCACTACGAACGCGTCTTCCAGTCCGACCCCGCCGCCCGCCCGGCCGATCCCTTCCCCCCCACCTTCGATCCGCCCCACACTCCGACATGGCTCGAACTCCTCCGGCACCATCGCTTCCGTGACCCCGACCAGGCCCTGCGCATGGTCCGCGCCTTCCTCGAAGGCCCCGGCTTCGGTCATGTCTCCCGTCGCACCAGCGAACTCGGACGCCAGCTCCTCGCCCGATTCCTCGAACTCTGCATCCCCGCCTCCGCCCCCGCCGCCGACGCCCCCGAGCCCCGGGCCGCCGATCCCTCGCTCACGCCGTCCCCCGACGCCCCCCCCTTCCAGCTCTCCGATCCCGACCGCGTCCTCGTCCGCCTCGACAGCTACATCGGCAACTACGGCGCCCGCGCCTCCCTCTACGAACTCTGGACCGCCCGCCCCAACGTCTTCGAACACATCCTCAAACTCTTCGATCGCTCCGAGTTCCTCGCCGAACTCGCCATCCGCGAACCCGACCTCGTGGACCAGCTCGAAGCCGGCGCCCACCTCCAACGCCACAAGGACGCCGCCCTCACCCTCGCCGACCTCCGCCACGGTCGTGACGATCCCGACCAGCACCTCTGGCTCCGGCGCTACTTCCAAACCGAATTCATGCGCCTCGGCCTTCGCGACATCCTCGGCCTCGCCGACTTCGAACACGCCAACCGCGAACTCACCCACCTCGCCGAAGCCTGCATCCAGTACGCCGTCGAGGTCGTCACCCGGCGCGCCCGCCTCCGCACCCCGCCCTTCGCCGTCATCGGCCTCGGCAAACTCGGCGGCGCCGAACTCGTGTACGGCTCCGATCTCGATGTCATCTTCGTCGCCCCCACCGACACCAGAGACCTCCCGCGCCTCCAGAAACTCGCCAACGAAGTCATCGACCTCCTCGCCACCCGCACCCCCCAGGGCGCCGTCTTCCCCCTCGATACCCGCCTTCGCCCCGACGGCGACAAGGGCCTCCTCGTCAACACCCTCCAGGCCCACGAGGACTACTACCGTCAACGCGCCCTGCTCTGGGAAATCCAGGCCCTCACCCGCGCCCGCGCCGTCGCCGGACACGACGCCACCGGCCGCGCCTTCGAATCCCTCGCCCGCTGCCTCACCAACTTCCACACGCCCTCCCTTCCCCTCGCCGCCCTCCAGCCCGGCTGGGATCGGGAAATCGCCCGCATGCGACGCCGCATCGAACTCGAACGAACCCCCAAGGGCCGCGACGCCCTCGCCTTCAAAACCGGCTCCGGCGGCCTCATCGACGCTGAATTCCTCGCCCAGACCCTCGCCCTCCAACACGGCTGGTTCCAACCCAACACCCTCCTCTCCCTCCGCCACGCCGCCGACCAGCACGCCCTCACCCCCGACGACGCCACCCGCCTCATCGCCAACTTCCGCCGCCTCCGCCACATGGAATCCATCCTCCGCCGCTGGAGCTTCGAAGGCGAAGCCGTCCTCCCCGACGACCCCGCCGCCCTGCTCCGCGTCGCCACCCGCTGCGGCTACTCCGCCACCGAACCGTTCCTCAACGACCTCGCCCGCTGGCGCGCCGAAATCCGCGAGATCTATCGTCGTCACCTCCCCGCTGCGTAG
- a CDS encoding phosphate propanoyltransferase, with the protein MAVASSSMPRAVVEHLVRQEVYRRLGKPLPRSAGGPSPLVVNVSARHCHLTQAAVEALFGVGHSLTPYKWLYQEGQFAARETVTLIGPRSRVISNLRILGPCRSLNQVELAYTDSISLGFEVPLRSSGNIQGTPGCMLMGPAGFFEMNEGVIRALRHVHMHPDDAVHHKVKNGETMRLRVGGGCGVVFEKLLVRVDPSFKLEVHIDTDEGNACHLQPDTPCELLR; encoded by the coding sequence ATGGCAGTAGCCTCGTCTTCCATGCCTCGGGCGGTTGTTGAGCACCTGGTGCGCCAGGAGGTGTACCGGCGTTTGGGGAAGCCTTTGCCGCGGTCGGCGGGGGGGCCGAGTCCGCTGGTGGTGAACGTGAGTGCGCGGCATTGTCACCTGACGCAGGCGGCGGTGGAGGCGTTGTTCGGGGTGGGGCATTCGTTGACGCCGTACAAGTGGTTGTACCAGGAGGGGCAGTTTGCGGCGCGGGAGACGGTGACGTTGATCGGGCCGCGGAGCCGGGTGATTTCGAACCTGCGGATCCTGGGTCCGTGCCGGAGTTTGAACCAGGTGGAGCTGGCCTATACGGATTCGATCTCGCTGGGGTTCGAGGTGCCGTTGCGGAGTTCGGGGAACATCCAGGGGACGCCTGGCTGCATGCTGATGGGGCCGGCGGGGTTTTTCGAGATGAACGAGGGGGTGATCCGGGCGCTGCGGCATGTGCACATGCATCCGGACGACGCGGTGCATCACAAGGTGAAGAACGGGGAGACGATGCGGTTGCGGGTGGGCGGCGGGTGCGGCGTGGTTTTCGAGAAGCTGCTGGTGCGGGTCGATCCGAGTTTCAAGCTGGAGGTGCACATCGACACCGACGAGGGCAACGCGTGCCATTTGCAGCCGGACACGCCCTGCGAACTGCTGCGGTAG